A window of Perognathus longimembris pacificus isolate PPM17 chromosome 6, ASM2315922v1, whole genome shotgun sequence contains these coding sequences:
- the LOC125353888 gene encoding activity-dependent neuroprotector homeobox protein produces MFQLPVNNLGSLRKARKTVKKILSDIGLEYCKEHIEDFKQFEPNDFYLKNTTWEDVGLWDPSLTKNQDYRTKPFCCSACPFSSKFFSAYKSHFRNVHSEDFENRILLNCPYCTFNADKKTLETHIKIFHAPNASAPSSSSLSTFKDKNKNDGLKPKQADSVEQAVYYCKKCTYRDPLYEIVRKHIYREHFQHVAAPYIAKASEKSLNGAVPLGTGAREECSIHCKRCLFMPKSYEALVQHVIEDHERIGYQVTAMIGHTNVVVPRSKPLMLIAPKPQEKKGVGLPTRIASLASGNVRSLPSQMVSRLSIPKPNLNSTGVGVMSGVHLQQNNFGVKAVGQSYSVGQSMRLGLGGNAPVSIPQQSQSVKQLLPSGNGRSYGLGTEQRSQAPARYSLQSASAAALSTAQLKSPSLSQAQASRVLSQASAKPAAAATGPPPPNTSATQKWKICTICNELFPENVYSVHFEKEHKAEKVPAVANYIMKIHNFTSKCLYCNRYLPTDTLLNHMLIHGLSCPYCRSTFNDVEKMAAHMRMVHVDEEMGPKTDSTLSFDLTLQQGSHTNIHLLVTTYNLRDAPAESVAYHAQNNPTAPPKPQPKVQEKPDIPVKSSPQAAVPYKKDVGKTLCPLCFSILKGPISDALAHHLRERHQVIQTVHPVEKKLTYKCIHCLGVYTSNMTASTITLHLVHCRGVGKTQNGQDKTNAPSRLNQSPGLAPAKRAYEPVEFPLLKKRKLEDDSDAPGFFEEKPEEPVVLALDPKGHEDDSYEARKSFLTKYFNKQPYPSRREIEKLAASLWLWKSDIASHFSNKRKKCVRDCEKYKPGVLLGFNMKELNKVKHEMDFDAEWLFENHDEKDSRVAMSKTVDKKLNLGKEDDSSSDSFEHLEDDSNASGSPFDPVFEVEPKIPNDNPEEHVPKVIPEEALEPEEKLDPKEEDGSKYETIHLTGEPTKLMAEASDSEDEHDDAAEWKDGASPSESGPGSQQMSDFEDNACEMKPGAWSDESSQSEDARSSKPAAKKKAALQGDREQVKWKNSSYGKVEGFWSKDQSQWKSASENAERLSSPQMEWQNSALDSEEGEQFDGVTDGVAEPMHGSLAGVKLSSQQA; encoded by the exons ATGTTCCAACTTCCTGTCAACAATCTTGGCAGTTTAAGAAAAGCCCGGAAAACTGTGAAAAAAATACTTAGTGACATTGGGTTGGAATACTGTAAAGAACATATAGAA GATTTTAAACAGTTTGAACCTAATGACTTTTATTTGAAAAACACTACATGGGAGGATGTAGGACTATGGGACCCTTCGCTTACAAAAAACCAG GACTACCGGACAAAACCTTTTTGCTGCAGTGCTTGTCCATTTTCCTCAAAATTCTTCTCTGCCTACAAAAGTCATTTCCGGAATGTCCACAGCGAAGATTTTGAAAATCGGATTCTCCTTAATTGCCCCTATTGTACCTTCAATGCCGACAAAAAGACTTTGGAAACacacattaaaatatttcatgCTCCAAATGCCAGCGCACCAAGTAGCAGCAGCCTCAGCActttcaaagataaaaacaaaaatgatggcCTTAAACCTAAGCAGGCTGACAGTGTAGAGCAGGCTGTTTATTACTGTAAGAAGTGCACTTACCGAGACCCTCTTTACGAAATCGTTAGGAAGCACATTTACAGGGAACATTTTCAGCATGTGGCAGCACCCTACATAGCAAAGGCCAGCGAGAAGTCACTCAATGGTGCAGTCCCCTTGGGGACAGGTGCCCGCGAAGAGTGCAGTATTCACTGCAAGCGATGCCTTTTCATGCCCAAGTCCTATGAGGCTTTGGTGCAGCACGTCATTGAAGACCATGAACGCATAGGCTATCAGGTCACTGCCATGATTGGGCACACAAACGTGGTGGTTCCCCGGTCCAAGCCCTTGATGTTGATCGCCCCCAAACCCCAAGAGAAGAAGGGCGTGGGGCTCCCAACGAGAATAGCTTCCCTCGCTTCTGGAAACGTCCGGTCTTTACCCTCACAGATGGTCAGTAGACTGTCAATACCAAAGCCTAACCTAAATTCCACAGGGGTGGGTGTGATGTCCGGTGTGCACCTGCAGCAGAACAACTTTGGCGTCAAGGCTGTGGGCCAGAGCTATAGTGTGGGCCAGTCCATGAGGCTGGGCCTGGGTGGCAATGCCCCCGTCTCCATCCCCCAGCAGTCTCAGTCTGTGAAGCAGTTACTTCCGAGTGGAAACGGGAGGTCCTACGGGCTTGGGACGGAGCAGAGGTCCCAGGCCCCAGCCAGGTACTCCCTACAGTCTGCCAGTGCCGCCGCGCTCTCCACAGCCCAGCTGAAGTCTCCGTCCCTCTCCCAAGCACAGGCCTCCAGAGTGCTCAGCCAGGCCAGCGCCAAGCCCGCGGCCGCGGCCACGGGCCCTCCCCCGCCCAACACCTCCGCAACCCAGAAGTGGAAGATCTGCACCATCTGTAATGAGCTTTTCCCTGAAAATGTATATAGTGTGCACTTCGAAAAAGAACATAAGGCTGAGAAAGTCCCCGCAGTAGCCAACTACATTATGAAAATACACAACTTTACTAGCAAATGCCTCTACTGTAACCGCTATTTGCCCACAGACACCTTGCTCAATCATATGTTAATTCATGGTCTGTCTTGTCCATACTGCCGTTCAACCTTCAACGACGTGGAGAAAATGGCTGCTCACATGCGGATGGTTCATGTGGACGAGGAGATGGGGCCCAAGACGGATTCCACCTTGAGTTTTGACTTGACGTTGCAGCAGGGCAGTCACACGAACATCCATCTCCTGGTCACCACATACAACCTGAGGGACGCCCCCGCCGAGTCCGTGGCCTACCATGCCCAGAACAACCCTACCGCCCCTCCAAAGCCACAGCCCAAAGTGCAGGAAAAGCCCGACATCCCTGTGAAGAGCTCGCCTCAAGCTGCGGTGCCCTACAAGAAGGATGTTGGGAAAACGCTGTGTCCTCTTTGCTTTTCCATCCTCAAAGGACCCATCTCCGACGCCCTTGCCCATCACTTACGGGAGCGGCACCAGGTCATCCAGACGGTGCACCCGGTGGAGAAGAAGCTCACCTACAAGTGCATCCACTGCCTGGGCGTGTACACCAGCAACATGACGGCCTCCACCATCACGCTGCACCTCGTGCACTGCAGGGGTGTGGGCAAGACCCAGAACGGCCAGGACAAGACGAACGCGCCCTCGAGGCTCAACCagtccccaggcctggccccggcGAAGCGCGCCTACGAGCCAGTGGAGTTCCCCTTGCTGAAAAAGCGGAAGCTCGAGGACGACAGCGAcgcccctggcttctttgaaGAGAAGCCCGAAGAGCCCGTTGTTTTAGCTTTAGACCCCAAAGGGCACGAGGACGACTCGTACGAAGCCAGGAAGAGCTTTCTAACCAAGTATTTCAACAAACAGCCCTACCCCAGCAGGAGAGAGATCGAGAAGCTAGCTGCCAGCCTGTGGCTATGGAAAAGCGACATCGCTTCCCACTTTAGTAACAAGAGGAAGAAGTGTGTTCGCGATTGTGAAAAGTACAAGCCGGGTGTGCTCCTGGGCTTTAACATGAAAGAACTGAATAAAGTGAAGCACGAGATGGATTTCGATGCCGAGTGGCTGTTTGAGAATCACGACGAGAAGGACTCGAGAGTCGCCATGAGTAAGACTGTGGACAAGAAGCTGAACCTCGGGAAGGAAGACGACAGCTCCTCGGATAGCTTTGAACATCTGGAAGACGACTCCAATGCCAGTGGCAGCCCCTTTGACCCTGTTTTCGAAGTTGAGCCTAAAATTCCTAATGATAATCCCGAGGAGCATGTGCCGAAGGTGATTCCCGAGGAGGCTCTGGAACCCGAGGAGAAGCTAGACCCAAAGGAGGAGGATGGCTCCAAGTACGAGACGATTCATTTGACTGGGGAGCCAACCAAACTGATGGCCGAGGCCTCTGACAGCGAGGACGAGCACGACGACGCGGCCGAGTGGAAGGACGGCGCCTCGCCCTCCGAGAGCGGCCCCGGTTCCCAGCAGATGTCAGACTTTGAGGATAACGCGTGTGAGATGAAACCGGGGGCCTGGTCCGACGAGTCTTCCCAGAGCGAAGACGCGAGGAGCAGTAAGCCAGCTGCCAAAAAAAAGGCTGCCCTGCAAGGCGACCGGGAGCAGGTGAAGTGGAAGAATAGTTCCTATGGAAAAGTGGAAGGGTTTTGGTCCAAGGACCAGTCGCAGTGGAAGAGTGCGTCCGAGAACGCCGAGCGCTTGTCCAGCCCCCAGATGGAATGGCAGAACAGCGCCCTTGACAGCGAGGAGGGGGAGCAGTTTGACGGGGTGACTGACGGCGTGGCCGAGCCCATGCACGGCAGCCTGGCCGGAGTGAAACTGAGCAGCCAGCAGGCCTGA